In Rhodothermus bifroesti, a single genomic region encodes these proteins:
- a CDS encoding type IV pilus twitching motility protein PilT — translation MSSVNPALAEVLAQHASAAQQRPRLRPVPPLPKICKTVLDSVPPSLVGEDRARYLAEQVNALLDKDRTALREHMQLLVKRMLDLNASDLDMGGPASNGYVWYRVHGDKRPYEEMGTYTCDEASLLILNLLTERQLQLFFEECSLDFSYELPIEGRNGMPRRFRATVYFDMDHVALNMRAISDEIRSLKSLGFHPLIERGLMFRHVRDGLTLVTGVTGSGKSTTLDAIIDANNNDVHAHVVIIARPIEYVHRSSKCLIRHREVGRDVRTFKDGIVQALRQDPDIIVIGEMRDPETISAALEITDSGHKVFSTLHTSSAVETIDRIVAEYPPEEQDRVRNRLADVLRCVISQKLVPKVGGGRILAKEVLWMTPSARAAIKNKNTSEIYQMMWEGGALGMTTLEQDLYRLVTQQLITPEVAFDFANNKRRLQQLLG, via the coding sequence ATGTCGAGCGTCAATCCTGCTCTGGCTGAAGTGTTGGCGCAGCATGCCAGTGCTGCGCAGCAGCGGCCGCGCCTGCGGCCTGTGCCCCCGTTGCCCAAGATTTGCAAGACCGTACTGGATTCGGTACCGCCCTCTTTGGTCGGTGAAGACCGTGCGCGCTATCTGGCCGAACAGGTCAATGCCCTGTTAGATAAAGACCGCACGGCGTTGCGAGAGCACATGCAGCTGCTGGTTAAGCGCATGCTGGACCTTAATGCCAGCGACCTAGATATGGGGGGCCCGGCCTCGAACGGCTATGTGTGGTACCGTGTGCATGGCGATAAGCGGCCCTACGAAGAAATGGGCACCTATACATGCGATGAGGCCAGCTTGCTTATCCTGAACCTGCTTACCGAGCGGCAGCTGCAGCTCTTTTTTGAAGAATGCTCGCTAGACTTTTCCTACGAGCTGCCCATTGAAGGGCGCAACGGCATGCCCAGGCGCTTTCGTGCCACGGTCTACTTTGATATGGACCATGTGGCGCTGAACATGCGCGCCATCAGTGACGAAATTCGCTCCCTCAAGAGCCTGGGCTTTCATCCCCTTATTGAGCGGGGATTAATGTTTCGTCACGTGCGGGATGGGTTGACGCTGGTTACCGGGGTCACGGGGTCGGGTAAAAGCACTACGTTGGATGCGATCATCGATGCCAACAACAACGATGTGCACGCGCACGTGGTGATCATCGCACGGCCCATCGAGTATGTGCATCGGTCAAGCAAATGCTTGATCCGTCACCGCGAGGTGGGGCGCGACGTGCGCACCTTTAAGGATGGCATTGTGCAGGCCCTTCGCCAGGACCCCGACATTATCGTGATTGGGGAGATGCGTGATCCCGAAACGATTTCGGCGGCGCTAGAAATCACGGACTCAGGTCACAAGGTTTTCTCTACGCTGCACACCAGTTCGGCCGTAGAGACCATCGATCGCATTGTGGCTGAATACCCGCCTGAAGAACAGGATCGCGTGCGCAACCGGTTGGCTGATGTACTCCGCTGCGTGATTTCCCAAAAGCTTGTGCCCAAGGTGGGGGGTGGGCGCATCTTGGCTAAAGAGGTGTTGTGGATGACCCCCTCAGCCCGTGCGGCTATTAAAAACAAAAACACGAGCGAAATCTACCAGATGATGTGGGAGGGAGGGGCCCTAGGGATGACCACCCTGGAACAGGATTTGTACCGCCTGGTCACCCAGCAGCTAATTACGCCCGAAGTTGCCTTTGATTTTGCGAATAATAAGCGACGCTTGCAACAGCTGCTTGGGTAG
- a CDS encoding GspE/PulE family protein, with translation MSWSDLFGRRRLLREWNEELRRLKLEAEKSAKAANSDSDLKGQEAFAQHVPSGWPLAAGDGAEADLPALASEAADEALPVQASAEEAEASLLETAEAKLTSATQQAEGMPQASALDAAGDAKSFTNGQGSSSSGGEGLSPARGGSEPPSAPRNNLPEGSFAPELAEMFEDDVVLSLLYHGALRLDQIAQAIAERRQQPDQPLWRVLLNQNGVDREAIFAEAARVAGIEPAPIDETRPSVEFIRAILLLFPASVQQQLFAHGLLPCGFTANPASGQRTLLLATFDPTRSELAAVLHLLGMPAALRYAPERIIQKRLGELRLRPPESAGLSKPAGTEKRSETPLPAEPKAPEPPPSLRQLAWEIDETEPETPEPVADEPEDLDWLPPLAQDADAPASSAAAEPETPSSAEGRGPDKALPEDWEQKPLRAPSEAHPEPHAEAPALDPETIVALEAIETTPGAFEGDEEADETDSIDEAVPPPVQIVLDDLPELKEAIVRDRVVSRLVEKGAVPLHVVYQAYQRQQEEQLKEPLWRVLAQHEQAPQEAIYEEAARLYAFPIARLEPGKPSPEFVRSVMDTFEEEVRERLIDLRVIPFEVDLDAQTGAVKLVLVTHDPMRPEVHRLVQRLKLERFELQYAPRGLITAALLEAYPRRNEYLERVREEAAFDLGTSYDTETELIDEEALEAEINRSKLINLFEATLVEAVRQGASDIHIFPNNQKKVEIHFRIDGRLSRWHVEDKVHPEALIAVIKDQSVNVDRFERDAAQDGFIQRWIDDHLIRFRVSVLPIANALEDLRSESIVIRVLDDRKVIKDLRLLGLNKKALERFERAIRQPHGMVIVTGPTGSGKSTTLYAALHQVVSPEVNVLTIEDPVEYIIPGVRQIKLNHKLGLEDALRAILRHDPDIVMVGEMRDRQTAELAIKLANTGHLTFSTLHTNDAPSAVSRLYKMGIEPFLIAYAINLVVAQRLIRKVCPACKVEDKDPDYVMLRKLGFTDEEIARTTFYKAGRNRHCKVCKGVGYKGRRAIVEAMYFSRTIRHMIVEAQGAIDEDALREQAIKEGMQTLRDAAREVVLLGETTVEEMVRVTTTEE, from the coding sequence ATGAGCTGGAGTGATCTCTTCGGGCGTCGTCGCTTGCTTCGGGAATGGAACGAAGAGCTGCGGCGGCTGAAATTGGAAGCCGAGAAATCCGCTAAGGCTGCCAATAGTGATTCAGATTTGAAGGGGCAAGAAGCGTTTGCGCAGCACGTGCCGAGCGGCTGGCCGTTGGCTGCAGGTGATGGGGCAGAAGCTGATCTGCCAGCTTTGGCGAGCGAAGCTGCCGACGAGGCACTGCCGGTCCAAGCTTCAGCGGAGGAGGCTGAGGCTTCGCTGCTGGAGACGGCAGAGGCTAAGCTGACTTCGGCAACGCAACAGGCAGAAGGCATGCCGCAGGCCAGCGCCTTGGACGCAGCTGGCGACGCAAAGTCCTTCACGAACGGTCAAGGTAGCTCCTCATCGGGTGGAGAAGGCCTATCGCCTGCGCGTGGAGGCAGTGAGCCTCCAAGCGCACCGCGCAACAACTTGCCTGAAGGGTCTTTTGCACCGGAGTTAGCTGAGATGTTTGAAGACGATGTTGTACTAAGCCTTCTCTACCATGGTGCGCTGCGGCTCGACCAGATTGCACAGGCGATTGCCGAGCGGCGGCAGCAGCCCGATCAGCCGCTTTGGCGCGTACTGCTGAACCAAAATGGGGTAGACCGCGAGGCTATTTTTGCCGAAGCTGCTCGCGTGGCCGGGATTGAGCCTGCACCGATCGATGAGACGCGTCCTTCGGTTGAATTTATCCGAGCCATTCTGCTGCTTTTCCCCGCCTCTGTACAGCAGCAGCTCTTTGCACATGGGTTGTTGCCTTGCGGTTTTACAGCAAACCCTGCCTCAGGCCAGCGGACGCTGCTACTAGCCACCTTTGACCCTACGCGGTCCGAGCTGGCCGCGGTGTTGCACTTGCTGGGCATGCCGGCCGCATTGCGTTACGCGCCGGAGCGCATTATTCAAAAACGCCTAGGAGAGCTAAGACTGCGACCGCCTGAATCCGCTGGGCTATCGAAGCCAGCGGGAACAGAAAAGCGTAGCGAAACGCCTTTGCCTGCGGAGCCTAAGGCCCCCGAGCCGCCCCCCTCGTTGCGGCAACTGGCTTGGGAGATAGACGAGACCGAACCTGAAACTCCGGAACCCGTAGCCGACGAGCCCGAAGACCTAGACTGGCTGCCGCCTTTAGCGCAGGATGCCGATGCGCCTGCTAGCTCGGCTGCGGCGGAACCCGAAACGCCTAGCTCAGCCGAAGGCCGTGGGCCTGATAAGGCACTTCCGGAAGACTGGGAGCAAAAGCCTCTGCGTGCACCAAGCGAGGCGCATCCAGAGCCGCATGCCGAAGCTCCGGCGCTGGATCCGGAGACCATTGTGGCGCTAGAGGCTATCGAGACTACGCCAGGCGCATTCGAAGGCGATGAAGAAGCCGACGAGACCGACAGCATCGACGAAGCTGTACCGCCGCCGGTGCAGATCGTGCTCGACGACCTGCCGGAGCTGAAAGAAGCGATTGTTCGCGACCGCGTCGTAAGCCGATTGGTCGAAAAGGGTGCGGTACCGCTGCACGTGGTCTACCAAGCTTACCAGCGTCAGCAGGAAGAACAGCTCAAAGAGCCCCTTTGGCGCGTGCTAGCGCAGCACGAACAGGCGCCCCAGGAAGCGATCTATGAAGAAGCAGCCCGGCTGTATGCCTTTCCGATTGCGCGGCTGGAGCCCGGCAAGCCCAGCCCCGAGTTTGTCCGCTCTGTCATGGATACCTTTGAGGAGGAAGTGCGCGAGCGGCTTATTGACCTACGTGTGATTCCTTTTGAGGTCGATCTGGATGCGCAGACCGGGGCAGTCAAGCTCGTGCTGGTGACCCACGACCCAATGCGGCCTGAGGTACACCGGTTGGTGCAGCGGCTTAAGCTGGAGCGTTTTGAGTTGCAGTATGCGCCACGTGGCCTGATCACCGCTGCCCTGCTTGAGGCCTATCCGCGACGCAATGAATACCTGGAGCGCGTGCGCGAAGAAGCTGCCTTTGACCTAGGCACCAGCTACGACACCGAAACCGAGCTGATCGACGAAGAGGCCCTCGAGGCCGAGATCAACCGCTCCAAGCTGATCAACCTCTTCGAGGCCACGCTGGTGGAAGCTGTCCGCCAAGGCGCCTCCGACATCCACATCTTCCCCAATAATCAGAAAAAAGTTGAGATTCACTTTCGCATCGACGGCCGGCTGTCGCGTTGGCATGTCGAAGACAAAGTGCATCCTGAGGCGCTGATTGCGGTCATTAAAGACCAGTCGGTGAACGTCGACCGTTTTGAGCGCGATGCAGCCCAGGATGGCTTTATCCAACGCTGGATCGATGACCACCTGATTCGCTTCCGCGTCTCGGTACTGCCCATCGCCAATGCGCTTGAAGATCTGCGCTCCGAGTCGATTGTCATTCGCGTGCTTGACGACCGCAAGGTCATCAAAGACCTGCGCCTGCTTGGGCTAAACAAAAAAGCCTTAGAGCGTTTTGAGCGGGCTATTCGCCAGCCGCATGGTATGGTGATCGTCACGGGGCCCACCGGTAGCGGCAAGAGCACCACGCTCTACGCCGCCCTCCACCAGGTCGTCAGTCCTGAGGTGAACGTGCTGACGATCGAAGATCCGGTGGAGTACATCATTCCTGGGGTGCGGCAGATCAAGCTCAACCACAAGCTGGGGCTTGAGGATGCCCTGCGGGCAATATTGCGGCACGACCCAGACATTGTGATGGTGGGTGAGATGCGCGACCGGCAGACGGCGGAGCTGGCCATCAAGCTGGCCAACACAGGGCATTTGACGTTTTCGACGTTGCACACCAACGATGCGCCCAGTGCGGTGAGCCGGCTTTACAAGATGGGGATTGAGCCGTTTTTGATTGCCTATGCGATCAATCTGGTGGTAGCCCAGCGCCTGATCCGAAAAGTGTGCCCAGCCTGCAAGGTGGAAGACAAAGACCCCGATTACGTAATGCTCCGAAAGCTGGGCTTTACCGACGAAGAGATTGCGCGCACTACGTTCTACAAGGCAGGCCGTAACCGTCATTGTAAGGTATGCAAAGGCGTAGGCTACAAAGGTCGGCGGGCGATTGTAGAGGCCATGTATTTCTCGCGGACGATTCGCCACATGATTGTCGAGGCTCAAGGAGCGATCGACGAAGACGCGCTGCGCGAGCAGGCCATCAAGGAAGGCATGCAGACGTTACGCGATGCTGCCCGTGAAGTGGTGCTCTTAGGCGAGACCACTGTGGAGGAAATGGTACGCGTTACAACCACGGAAGAATAA
- a CDS encoding PilN domain-containing protein, whose protein sequence is MKSAKAIHTKAPYVLGLSVAGRTLYGVLLQHTGEGVRIVRQFTRQRIARFATVQQGVPEVKGQESASDFSIQFGGGQTTSLFLKSEFDVSGDGASTQTPAAALFVTEVSDVLSECREAGYGDPEVAFCLPSAELAYVELRLPRRARFKDQDTGELDRKALLELLEQQNLVFDPNQVAFLALTPSDNETHRFLAVLPRPTEPITATLKALKAESNRKLPRTRLFETEVSLYLGLARRALRSFSAAERPQRSLVLRVGHEDTLMLFLQDETLHHVESLRSLSVHDTPETICSRVLLLQDEYGIGEVEAIFLLSEQSESDLQRGFEVFFPKARVVSLRRYVPVEAEVHGAGFLAALLAALRLQADRSFLETFETVNLFPPSLRRRWTLPFGWHVWALYGLLFVTTLFFVWRYLELNAALKARQDVLRRLPPAIAETDAKALERRIDSLNARTLQALQALEVLDSLLVGSDRWSRSLAQLSREVAAVGGIWVDSWKPQSTGVQLVGSALARERVVELAQRLEGTIRELTFAEIREWPVYAFVIEIPLPNELPEPARYLRERVATAAAQSTTNP, encoded by the coding sequence ATGAAGTCTGCCAAGGCGATCCACACCAAAGCCCCATACGTTTTGGGCCTGAGCGTAGCTGGTCGCACCCTCTACGGTGTTTTGTTGCAGCATACGGGCGAAGGGGTACGCATTGTGCGTCAGTTTACCCGGCAACGCATAGCCCGTTTTGCTACAGTGCAGCAAGGGGTGCCCGAAGTCAAGGGCCAGGAGTCGGCCAGCGACTTTTCGATTCAATTTGGTGGCGGGCAGACAACCAGCCTATTTCTGAAGTCGGAATTCGATGTCAGTGGGGACGGAGCAAGTACTCAGACGCCCGCGGCTGCGCTGTTTGTAACCGAAGTCAGCGACGTGCTGAGCGAGTGCCGCGAGGCAGGCTATGGTGATCCAGAGGTTGCCTTTTGTTTGCCTTCTGCAGAGTTGGCCTACGTCGAGCTACGCCTCCCACGGCGTGCCCGCTTCAAAGATCAAGACACCGGAGAGCTCGACCGTAAAGCCTTGTTGGAGCTGCTTGAGCAGCAAAATCTCGTTTTTGACCCCAACCAGGTTGCTTTTTTAGCGCTGACGCCTTCGGACAACGAAACGCATCGTTTTTTAGCCGTTTTACCCCGTCCTACCGAACCGATAACGGCCACGCTTAAGGCGCTTAAAGCCGAATCGAACCGAAAGCTACCGCGCACGCGGCTTTTTGAGACCGAGGTGTCGCTTTACTTAGGGCTAGCTCGTCGGGCACTGAGAAGCTTCTCGGCTGCAGAACGACCCCAGCGTTCGCTGGTACTGCGGGTGGGGCACGAAGACACGCTCATGCTATTTTTGCAGGATGAGACGCTTCACCATGTGGAGAGTCTGCGTTCGCTGAGCGTGCACGACACCCCCGAAACCATCTGCAGCCGTGTTTTGCTGCTGCAGGACGAGTACGGCATTGGCGAAGTTGAAGCCATTTTTTTGCTGAGTGAACAGAGCGAGTCGGATTTGCAGCGTGGTTTTGAGGTGTTTTTCCCTAAAGCCCGCGTTGTTTCGCTGCGCCGCTATGTGCCCGTTGAGGCAGAGGTGCATGGTGCAGGATTCCTGGCTGCCTTACTGGCGGCACTGCGGTTGCAGGCCGACCGGTCGTTTCTGGAGACTTTCGAAACGGTCAATCTTTTCCCACCTAGCTTGCGACGGCGTTGGACGTTGCCTTTTGGCTGGCACGTCTGGGCCCTTTATGGACTACTGTTTGTAACCACGTTGTTTTTCGTTTGGCGCTATCTAGAGCTAAACGCAGCCCTAAAAGCCCGTCAGGATGTGCTGCGGCGCTTGCCGCCTGCAATTGCCGAGACCGATGCCAAGGCGCTTGAGCGCCGTATCGACAGCCTCAATGCCCGCACGCTGCAGGCTTTGCAAGCGCTGGAAGTGCTCGACTCGCTGCTGGTGGGAAGTGATCGTTGGAGCCGCTCGCTGGCACAGCTTTCGCGCGAAGTGGCTGCCGTAGGGGGTATCTGGGTCGATAGCTGGAAACCCCAATCCACAGGTGTTCAGCTGGTAGGCAGCGCTTTAGCTCGCGAGCGTGTTGTTGAACTAGCCCAGCGTCTGGAGGGCACCATCCGAGAGCTGACGTTTGCTGAGATACGGGAATGGCCTGTGTATGCTTTTGTCATTGAAATTCCGTTGCCTAACGAACTGCCTGAGCCAGCCCGCTACTTGCGGGAGCGCGTTGCTACTGCAGCTGCCCAGTCAACGACAAATCCGTGA
- a CDS encoding sugar phosphate isomerase/epimerase family protein: protein MTTALLTDTVTTDLDRALYFTLLWGLEAVELRTVGGPSDRVPFVNEEKLRRRLAEHELPVVAIVPGMFEGSVHDRRAWLNEIAAFDEVLAFCRRIQCPRVVVSAFAAEPNDAKEAAVEALRRAGDKAARYGITLAVLNEVEGAFPRGEALAALLAAVAHPSVKAAWNPGAALQVGEDPQVGLAALGPYVALVRCTDWRWNPERAGWEPAPFGEGAVGWLAQLRQLHRLGYAGPLSLEVQGTPRPKRGFRDASQLIALLRQVQHELTSAA, encoded by the coding sequence ATGACTACAGCATTGCTGACCGATACGGTGACGACCGACCTGGACCGGGCATTGTATTTCACCCTGCTTTGGGGCTTAGAGGCTGTGGAATTGCGTACGGTGGGAGGTCCTTCGGATCGGGTGCCTTTTGTAAACGAGGAGAAACTGCGTCGACGTTTGGCGGAGCATGAACTGCCTGTAGTGGCCATTGTGCCAGGCATGTTTGAAGGGTCGGTGCACGACCGGCGCGCTTGGCTGAACGAGATTGCTGCATTTGACGAAGTGCTGGCTTTCTGTCGCCGGATCCAGTGTCCCCGCGTGGTGGTTTCGGCTTTTGCCGCTGAGCCTAATGATGCTAAGGAAGCCGCTGTCGAAGCGCTACGGCGGGCGGGCGATAAAGCTGCGCGGTACGGCATTACGCTGGCTGTACTTAACGAAGTAGAAGGGGCTTTCCCGCGCGGCGAAGCCCTTGCCGCGTTACTTGCAGCTGTAGCCCATCCCTCGGTGAAAGCAGCTTGGAATCCCGGTGCAGCATTGCAAGTCGGCGAAGACCCACAGGTGGGATTGGCTGCCTTAGGCCCCTACGTAGCGCTGGTTCGCTGCACCGATTGGCGGTGGAATCCCGAACGAGCGGGGTGGGAACCCGCACCCTTTGGCGAAGGTGCCGTTGGCTGGCTAGCGCAGCTACGCCAATTGCATCGCTTGGGCTATGCAGGTCCACTGAGCTTGGAGGTGCAGGGCACGCCGCGACCTAAGCGCGGTTTTCGTGATGCCAGCCAGCTTATAGCGCTTCTTCGTCAAGTGCAGCATGAGTTAACGTCTGCCGCATAA
- a CDS encoding type II secretion system protein GspD — protein sequence MERVRIATWMALLVGWLLIGSLVAWPVSAQVQPPQRVMRTYVPPDQLVSFLPTTPLKQFFELLNPIFQRVTGKQIVDPQDRSDPIGISISGMHFFDAFELVLQTKGLIYRETEKFFIVEPAPPGPNLVVSTQQQPTEGRASTVVQPATPQTREIQINAILFNLNLSKARDIGINWDQFFGQTTGTGTGSGGTGSGTGSTAQGNVQFFLKTEKLFDPLQPLIEAPDRINFRDLTNFLRFLETEGIGETIANPQITVQSGERGRIQIGSDVPIQTRDFAGNTITQFVSTGIIIDVTPTLIVAPTADTAGAPLLEFVHLDVMVENSSATPTGAGPIVDRNTADTRVLLLDGEQTIIGGLYSTRESVSRKGIPFLKDLPGWFFGLRYIFGRTQRTVTQTELLIVLQVNVRDPLEARARRPFEQDLLERSREQLRERLERFSEQTARQTPLPRR from the coding sequence ATGGAGCGCGTGCGTATAGCTACTTGGATGGCGCTACTGGTAGGATGGCTGCTGATCGGCAGCCTTGTAGCCTGGCCAGTATCGGCGCAGGTTCAGCCTCCCCAGCGGGTCATGCGCACTTATGTGCCGCCAGACCAGCTGGTGTCATTTTTGCCGACAACGCCGCTCAAGCAATTCTTTGAGCTGCTCAACCCTATATTTCAACGCGTGACCGGAAAACAGATCGTAGATCCCCAAGACCGGAGTGATCCGATTGGCATCTCGATTTCGGGCATGCACTTTTTTGATGCCTTCGAGCTGGTGCTCCAGACCAAAGGCTTGATCTACCGCGAGACAGAGAAATTCTTTATTGTCGAGCCTGCACCACCAGGCCCTAACCTTGTGGTGAGCACGCAGCAGCAACCTACCGAAGGCAGAGCCTCTACAGTCGTGCAGCCAGCTACACCCCAGACGCGAGAGATCCAAATTAACGCGATTCTGTTTAACCTCAACCTGAGCAAGGCGCGCGACATCGGGATTAACTGGGATCAATTTTTTGGACAAACTACCGGCACCGGAACTGGAAGTGGCGGAACCGGAAGTGGTACGGGCAGTACTGCGCAAGGCAACGTGCAGTTCTTCCTTAAGACGGAGAAACTCTTCGACCCGCTCCAGCCCCTTATTGAGGCTCCCGATCGCATCAATTTCCGCGATTTAACCAACTTCTTGCGCTTTTTGGAAACCGAAGGCATTGGCGAGACCATTGCCAACCCTCAAATAACCGTGCAAAGTGGCGAGCGCGGGCGTATCCAGATTGGCTCGGACGTGCCCATTCAAACGCGCGACTTTGCAGGCAACACAATCACGCAGTTTGTCTCGACCGGCATCATTATCGACGTTACTCCCACATTGATTGTAGCCCCAACGGCCGATACGGCCGGGGCCCCGCTTTTGGAGTTTGTGCACCTAGATGTGATGGTGGAAAATTCCAGTGCTACCCCAACGGGTGCTGGACCTATTGTCGACCGCAACACCGCCGATACGCGCGTGTTGCTCCTCGACGGTGAGCAAACGATTATCGGCGGCCTTTATTCGACGCGGGAATCCGTATCCCGCAAAGGGATTCCATTTTTGAAAGATCTACCCGGATGGTTCTTTGGGCTGCGTTACATTTTTGGTCGTACGCAGCGAACCGTCACGCAGACCGAGCTTTTGATTGTGCTGCAGGTGAACGTGCGTGACCCCCTGGAAGCGCGGGCACGGCGTCCCTTCGAACAGGATCTCCTCGAACGCAGCCGTGAGCAGCTGCGCGAGCGACTGGAACGCTTTAGCGAGCAAACGGCTCGCCAAACTCCACTACCACGACGTTAA
- a CDS encoding type II secretion system F family protein: MPVREFRFSGVSVSGVPVQGTVLAPSVRAARKKLAELAEKHGFRPQLLQPRRTFLYKVRHPSGRIITGEQKAYTAEELTQALRKMGLEVIRVERKVLDFQMKPPRTDIIMFVRLAANLLREKLPFDEVLNLLVNDVSSNSLRQVIRDLNADLKAGLEAQQAFMKHQHVLGKFTAYMLGLASKSGNMAEIFESTARFLERQNEFRKSVRSAMITPAITVIALVATFIWYVWYIFPMTAGLLADLGMELPPMTAATLAFSQWLDRNILWLLLLSCAAMGGFVAFARSEKGQLVVHRWLIKLPIIGSLLHKLNIEIFCRVFAILYSNSGENISVIKIAAEACGNRYMEHRIKTITVPLMVAQGMDLVRAMEASGVFTQMALARFRSGSETGNVRGAAEQMANYYESETSLKLKAVVEGIQTIIAILITIAIALLTVISSEVALIQPSSTDLMRMGQ; the protein is encoded by the coding sequence ATGCCTGTCCGTGAGTTTCGCTTTAGCGGCGTGAGCGTCAGTGGGGTGCCGGTGCAAGGCACGGTGCTGGCGCCTTCGGTGCGGGCAGCCCGAAAGAAGCTGGCCGAGCTTGCCGAAAAGCACGGCTTCCGTCCTCAGCTGTTGCAGCCGCGCCGGACGTTTCTCTACAAAGTACGCCATCCCAGCGGCCGCATTATTACAGGCGAGCAGAAGGCCTACACGGCCGAGGAGCTCACCCAGGCCTTGCGCAAAATGGGCCTCGAGGTGATACGCGTCGAGCGCAAGGTGCTGGATTTCCAAATGAAGCCGCCGCGCACCGACATCATCATGTTTGTGCGCCTGGCGGCAAATTTGCTTCGGGAGAAGCTGCCCTTCGACGAGGTCCTGAACCTGCTGGTCAACGATGTTTCTTCGAATTCGCTGCGCCAGGTGATTCGGGACCTCAATGCCGACCTGAAAGCAGGACTGGAGGCGCAGCAGGCCTTTATGAAGCACCAGCACGTGCTGGGTAAGTTCACGGCCTATATGCTAGGCCTAGCCTCCAAAAGCGGCAACATGGCCGAAATCTTTGAGTCGACAGCCCGCTTTCTGGAGCGCCAAAACGAATTTCGCAAAAGCGTCCGCAGTGCCATGATCACGCCAGCGATTACAGTCATTGCGCTGGTGGCGACGTTCATTTGGTACGTGTGGTACATCTTCCCAATGACAGCCGGCCTTTTGGCCGACCTGGGCATGGAGCTGCCCCCTATGACCGCCGCAACGCTGGCTTTCTCGCAATGGCTCGACCGCAACATCCTCTGGCTGCTGTTGCTCTCGTGCGCGGCCATGGGCGGCTTTGTGGCCTTTGCACGCTCCGAAAAAGGCCAGCTGGTGGTGCATCGCTGGCTGATTAAGCTGCCGATTATCGGCAGCCTGTTGCACAAGCTGAACATCGAAATCTTTTGTCGGGTGTTTGCCATCCTGTATTCCAACAGTGGCGAAAACATCAGTGTGATTAAAATTGCTGCCGAGGCGTGCGGTAATCGCTACATGGAGCACCGGATCAAAACGATCACGGTGCCGCTGATGGTAGCGCAGGGTATGGACCTAGTGCGGGCCATGGAAGCTAGTGGCGTCTTTACGCAGATGGCCTTAGCGCGCTTCCGCAGCGGCTCGGAAACGGGGAATGTGCGCGGGGCAGCCGAGCAGATGGCAAACTACTACGAAAGCGAAACTTCGCTCAAGCTAAAGGCGGTTGTCGAAGGCATTCAGACGATCATTGCTATCCTGATCACGATCGCTATTGCGTTACTGACGGTGATTTCGTCGGAGGTGGCCTTGATTCAGCCTTCGTCGACCGACTTGATGCGCATGGGCCAATAA